A single Gammaproteobacteria bacterium DNA region contains:
- a CDS encoding type II toxin-antitoxin system HicB family antitoxin yields MEQIVNLHIEHLPEGVYLATSDELPGLVAQGRTVTETLEIARDVAKKLLEAQTERQGPLHLQEAGDSFDYPLVVSG; encoded by the coding sequence ATGGAACAGATCGTCAATCTACACATCGAGCACCTGCCGGAAGGCGTCTACTTGGCAACATCGGACGAGCTTCCGGGCTTGGTGGCCCAAGGGCGCACCGTAACCGAGACCTTGGAGATTGCCCGTGATGTGGCCAAGAAACTCCTGGAGGCACAGACCGAACGCCAAGGGCCGCTCCATCTCCAAGAAGCTGGGGATTCCTTCGACTATCCCCTGGTGGTGAGTGGCTAA
- a CDS encoding type II toxin-antitoxin system RelE/ParE family toxin, with protein MVKWTAHAIAQLRHIHDYIAQDSPLYAKRVSDALVRKTILLDELPRLGRKCRSSTTRRSGSCRCTLTASSTRSRQPISTSWRSFIKGGIYRRGRFRESHSHSAHSSNPGIRFTPSGLPCSTPFHSIVCWGKTLCFP; from the coding sequence ATGGTGAAGTGGACTGCACACGCCATAGCTCAACTTCGCCATATTCACGATTACATCGCCCAGGATTCTCCGCTCTACGCCAAGCGCGTGTCGGATGCCCTGGTGCGCAAGACCATTCTGCTCGACGAATTACCCCGCCTGGGACGCAAGTGCCGGAGCTCGACGACGAGGCGGTCCGGGAGTTGTCGCTGTACTCTTACCGCATCCTCTACGAGATCAAGGCAACCCATATCGACATCCTGGCGGTCATTCATAAAAGGCGGGATTTACAGGCGGGGGAGATTCCGAGAGAGCCATAGCCACAGCGCTCATTCATCGAATCCCGGAATCCGATTCACTCCTTCCGGACTACCTTGCTCGACCCCTTTCCATTCCATCGTGTGTTGGGGCAAGACCCTCTGTTTCCCCTGA
- a CDS encoding type II toxin-antitoxin system HicA family toxin has product MGRLAGFRYREIVKRLKRFGFEFDRQAAGSHEIWYNPQTNHYTTLPNHPGDMPEGTLRAILKQAHIEPEVFLQKK; this is encoded by the coding sequence GTGGGGCGGCTGGCAGGTTTTCGTTATCGCGAGATCGTCAAGCGGCTAAAACGGTTCGGGTTTGAATTCGACCGCCAGGCCGCAGGCAGCCATGAAATCTGGTACAACCCCCAAACCAACCACTACACAACCCTCCCCAACCATCCCGGCGACATGCCCGAGGGCACGCTGCGAGCAATCCTTAAACAGGCGCACATTGAACCGGAGGTTTTTTTGCAGAAGAAGTAA